GTCCAGCCCTCGGAGATGCCCGAGGCGTCCCGCCTGTAGTAGAGCGGCACGAGCTCGTCCTCGAGTATGGAGTACAGCGACGCCACGTCTTCCGCGTCCTGCTCGGCCTCGGAAGCGAACTCCCGCTCCTCGCCTATCGCCCAGCCGTTTCTGCCGTTGTACGCCTCCGGCCACCAGCCGTCCAGCACCGAGAGGTTCGGGATGCCGTTCAGGGACGCCTTCTGTCCGCTCGTGCCGCTCGCCTCCAGCGGACGACGGGGGTTGTTCATCCACACGTCCACCCCCTGTACGAGATGCCGCGCTATATTCATGTCGTAATCTTCCAGAACAATGATATTGGTCTCTTCGGGCGCGCCGTAGAGTTCTTTCAGAAAAGCCTTGCCGGGCTGATCTGCGGGGTGGGCCTTTCCGGCAAAGACAAACTGCACCGGGCGGTCGGCTCCGTTTGTGATCCTCTTCAGGCGTTCGGGGTCGGAGAGCAGGAGGGTCGCACGTTTGTAGGTGGCGAAGCGTCTTGCGAAGCCGATGATCAGGGCGTCCGGGTCGAGGGTCTGCTCCTTGCCGCCGGAGCGGGCGGCCTGAAGGCCGAGGCGGGCGTTTATAAAGGTCGTCATCTTGCGTTTGGTCCGGGCGTGGGTCTCCCAGAGTTCCTGCGCCGGGAGTTCCTCGACAAACGACCAGGCCGAGGGGGTTTCCGGCGCCTCGCGCCAGGCGCGACCGAGGGAGTTTCTGTTGAAAAGGGCGAACATCTCGGAGGAGAGCCAGCTCCAGGTATGGACGCCGTTTGTTATGTGGGTGATCCTCCGCCCGAACATCTCCGTCGAGACCTCGCCGTGGATGGCCGAGACGGCGTTTGTGGTGCGCGAGAGGTTCATGGCGAGGACGGTCATGTTGAAACGGTCGTCGCCCTCCTTCGACCCCAGCCGCCAGAAGTCGTGGCCGGTCGTGCCTATGGCCTCCGGCCAGCCGGTCATGAACTCCCAGAAAAGGTCGCCGGGGAAGGCATCGTGGCCCGCGGGGACGGGGGTGTGGGTGGTGAAGACCGTGCTGGTCTGGACCTCTTCGCGGGCCTCGTCGAAGGTGCGCCCGACGTTCACCAGCTCGCGCATCCGCTCGACGGAGAGAAAGGCCGCGTGGCCCTCGTTCATGTGGTAGACCGCCGGGGTCAGGCCCATGCGCTTGAGGGCGCGCACCCCGCCGATGCCGAGGACTATCTCCTGAGATATCCGGGTCCGGCTGTCGCCGCCGTAGAGCCTGGAGGTGAGGTCGCGGTCCGCCTCGGAGTTCTGCGGTACGTTTGCATCGAGCAGCAGCACCGGGACCCGTCCGACCTCGATGCGCCAGACCTTCAGCCGGACCTCGCGGCCCGGCAGGTTCACCGTAACCGTAACCTCGCGCCCGAACTCGTCGAGCGCGGGGGAGAGCGGGCGGGAGTCCGGGTCGAACGGCTCGTAGACCTCCGACTGCTGCCCCGAGGCGTCAAGCCGCTGTCGGAAGTAACCCTGAGCGTAGAGCAGGCCCACCGCGACAAGCGGGAAACCGAGGTCCGAGGCGCTTTTCACGTGATCCCCGGCCAGAACCCCGAGCCCCCCGGAGTAGACCGGGACCGACTCGTGCAGCCCGAACTCCGCCGAAAAGTACGCCACCCCGCCCGACTCCCGCGCCGCCGGATAGACGTGGTTTGTCCAGGTGTTCTGGCGGTTCAGGTACTTGTCGAGGTCGCCGACCGCCTCGTGGTAGGCCGCGACAAAGGCCGCGTCCTCGGCGGCGGCAAAGAGGTTCTCCGTCTCATCGAGGAGGCGCACCGGGTTGTGCTCCGTTTTCTCCCAGAGCTCCGAGTCGAGGCGTCGGAAAAGGTCGCGGGATTCGGGCCGCCAGCTCCACAGCAGGTTGCAGGCAAGCTCCGGGAGACGCGAGAGCCTCGGTGGAACGTTCCACGGCCTCTTGCTGGATTTTTTCGTCAAGGAAGTCCCCCGATTCTCTTGCCTGGCTACGGATCATCGCGTGCGGCCGCGAGCGCTGCGGACCGCCGAATTTCAGCCGGTCTATTGTGGACCGGGCACCGTAGATTCTACGTAAATGGACGCACGACCTGCAAGCGTTCCGGGACTTTAGCATCGCAGAAGTGTTTACGGAGCGTGGCAGGACGCGCGGCGGGGCGTGCGGCGGGGTCTATGGCCGGCTGTTGCGCGGTGTGGTCGGCCGGTCTAACATGCCCCAAACGGTCTCTCCGGTTACCCGAGAAGAGGAGCGCGGTTTGAGAGAGGGGTTGCGGAGGACCGCCGGCGATCTACGCCGGATCTTACTTTCGCACCTGCGGTTCGGTGCGGTCGCCTACGCGGTGCTGCTTATCTCGCTCGCCTTCACCGCGCTCGCGTATTTCTATGCAAGAGACAGCATCAGGGCCGAGGTCGAGGTGCGCTTTCAGGAGACGGTGCTGGTCTCCGAGAGGGCTCTGGAGCGCAGGACGAGCGCGTACCTCGACGCGCTCCTCGCCTCGCGGGCATTTCTGATCGTCTCGGGCGGCAGCGACTCCGAAGAGTGGGAGGAGTACGTCGACCGGCTGGACTTCGAAGAGCGTTACCGGGGGCTTCAGGCGATGGGGTACGTGCGCTGGATCTCCTCGGATGCCGAGCTTGCCGCCTACGAGCGTGAGGCCGAATCCGAAGCCGTACCCCGGCTCAGAACCTCCGGTCGCTCGGAGGTCGTTACCCCCGTCGAGTTCGCAAGCCCTTTAGACCTTGCGAGCGTGAACCTTCTCGGCGAGGACTTCCACTCCGAAGAAAACTACCGATCGGCCATGCGCACCGCCCTCGACACCGGGCAGCCGCAGGGGACCCCCCGTGAGAACGTCCTGGTCGAGAACCCCGAGGACGACGGCGCGGTCTTCTCCTACCAGCCCGGCTTTCTTATCTTTGTACCCGTCTACGAGAAGGACGCCCCGACCGGGACCACCGCCGAGCGCCGGGCGGCCATAGAGGGCTTTGTATTCGGTGTCTTCCGGCTGGACTACGCCCTTGAAGGGCTTGTACCGGAGAGGGCCGAGCCGGGCATAGACTTCGAGGTCTACGACGGGCCGCGCGTCGAGTCGGGGGAGCTGCTCTACGACGCCGACGCCGTCACCCGCGCCCGGGATACACAGTCCGAGCTTCTCTACTCGGAAATCTCCAGCACCTCTGTTGCCGGAAGGGACTGGAGCCTTTACTTCGGGAGCCTCCCGAGCTTCGTGAGGACGGAGCGCAGCTCCCTGCCGAACTTCGTTCTCGCCACCGGCCTGCTCGTCACCCTCGTGCTCTTTTCCGCTACCTGGCTGCTCTCGGCGAGCCGGGAGAAGGCCGAGGAGGCCACCCGCAAGCTTGAAGACGCAAACCGCAAGCTGGAGGTCGCAAACCGCGAGCTGGAGTCGTTCTCCTACTCCGTCTCCCACGACCTGCGCGCCCCCCTGAGAAGCATAGACGGCTTTTCGCAGCTGCTTGCGGAGGACTACTCCAGGGCTCTTGGCGACGAGGGCAGCGCGTACCTCGGGCGCGTCAGAAGCGCGAGCAGCCGGATGGGCGAACTCATAGACGACCTGCTCCTTCTCTCGCGGGTAACCCGCGCCCCGCTCAACCGGGAGAAGGTCTACCCGACAAACATAGTCCGGGAGATCGCCACCGAACTGGAGCGACGCGAGCCGGAGCGGTCGGTGAACTGGAAGATACGGGATACTCCGCTTGCCCGTTGCGACCCCGGTCTTCTTCGCGTCGTGCTCGACAACCTTCTCGGAAACGCCTGGAAGTTTACCGGAAAGCAGGACCGGCCCACCATCGAGTTCGGCTACGTCCCCGACGGCGAAGACCAGGGCTACTACGTCCGCGACAACGGAGCGGGCTTTGACCCGCGTTACGTCGGCAAGCTCTTCGGAGCCTTCCAGAGGCTCCACACCGCAGAGGAGTTCAACGGGACCGGCATCGGCCTCGCGACCGTCGCCCGCATTATCCGCCGGCACGGCGGCGACGTGCACGCCGCGGGCGCGCTCGGCGAGGGA
This sequence is a window from Rubrobacter indicoceani. Protein-coding genes within it:
- a CDS encoding sensor histidine kinase; protein product: MREGLRRTAGDLRRILLSHLRFGAVAYAVLLISLAFTALAYFYARDSIRAEVEVRFQETVLVSERALERRTSAYLDALLASRAFLIVSGGSDSEEWEEYVDRLDFEERYRGLQAMGYVRWISSDAELAAYEREAESEAVPRLRTSGRSEVVTPVEFASPLDLASVNLLGEDFHSEENYRSAMRTALDTGQPQGTPRENVLVENPEDDGAVFSYQPGFLIFVPVYEKDAPTGTTAERRAAIEGFVFGVFRLDYALEGLVPERAEPGIDFEVYDGPRVESGELLYDADAVTRARDTQSELLYSEISSTSVAGRDWSLYFGSLPSFVRTERSSLPNFVLATGLLVTLVLFSATWLLSASREKAEEATRKLEDANRKLEVANRELESFSYSVSHDLRAPLRSIDGFSQLLAEDYSRALGDEGSAYLGRVRSASSRMGELIDDLLLLSRVTRAPLNREKVYPTNIVREIATELERREPERSVNWKIRDTPLARCDPGLLRVVLDNLLGNAWKFTGKQDRPTIEFGYVPDGEDQGYYVRDNGAGFDPRYVGKLFGAFQRLHTAEEFNGTGIGLATVARIIRRHGGDVHAAGALGEGATFRFTLEPSGGPPKDPSREKAGSAAP
- the glgP gene encoding alpha-glucan family phosphorylase, whose product is MTKKSSKRPWNVPPRLSRLPELACNLLWSWRPESRDLFRRLDSELWEKTEHNPVRLLDETENLFAAAEDAAFVAAYHEAVGDLDKYLNRQNTWTNHVYPAARESGGVAYFSAEFGLHESVPVYSGGLGVLAGDHVKSASDLGFPLVAVGLLYAQGYFRQRLDASGQQSEVYEPFDPDSRPLSPALDEFGREVTVTVNLPGREVRLKVWRIEVGRVPVLLLDANVPQNSEADRDLTSRLYGGDSRTRISQEIVLGIGGVRALKRMGLTPAVYHMNEGHAAFLSVERMRELVNVGRTFDEAREEVQTSTVFTTHTPVPAGHDAFPGDLFWEFMTGWPEAIGTTGHDFWRLGSKEGDDRFNMTVLAMNLSRTTNAVSAIHGEVSTEMFGRRITHITNGVHTWSWLSSEMFALFNRNSLGRAWREAPETPSAWSFVEELPAQELWETHARTKRKMTTFINARLGLQAARSGGKEQTLDPDALIIGFARRFATYKRATLLLSDPERLKRITNGADRPVQFVFAGKAHPADQPGKAFLKELYGAPEETNIIVLEDYDMNIARHLVQGVDVWMNNPRRPLEASGTSGQKASLNGIPNLSVLDGWWPEAYNGRNGWAIGEEREFASEAEQDAEDVASLYSILEDELVPLYYRRDASGISEGWTDVMKEAITTVGPVFSTQRMVQDYVHKLYSPGLTVR